From the genome of Prionailurus bengalensis isolate Pbe53 chromosome D1, Fcat_Pben_1.1_paternal_pri, whole genome shotgun sequence:
CGGCCCTTCCCCTCCAGCCTCAAAACCTGCCAAATAAAGACgcgctgcctcctcctcctccttgtcgcTTGCGGGGGCGGGGCTTGCCCGGGGTGGAGTTGTGAGGCTACGGAGGTGGCTTCGGAGGCCCTCGCGTCAGGCCCGCTCCCGAGAGCCGATTGGCTGGATTGCTGGGCCTGGAATGGGCCGGGGGCGGGTCCATTTAAAGAGCTCGGCACTCGGGCGCTTGTAGTCCGAGCTCGGGGACCAAGCAGGTGCTTGCGTGAAGCGGGCCGATCCTCTGCGTCACCAAGCTCATCTCCTGGGGGATGGGGTGGACAGTGTTCCTTTGACGGACGCTTGTGTATCCCCCGGCCCCGGGTGGAGTGGAGACCATGGCCTATCCTCAGGGCTCCCGGGCTCCGCTGGAATTCGGGGGACCCCTGGGTAATGGGGCAGGCGGGGCTGGGACCAGAGGCTCGGCGGGTACGGGGTGAActgagagatgggggagggtgcAGGGTCTGAGAATGGAAGGCTTTGAAGGGTATCCCGAGGCAGAGGGgtccggtggggggtggggggagtgtctGGGGAGACGGCTGCAGAGTGCGGCATCTAAGGAGTGGAGGATTGGACGGaggatggggagcaggggaggatccTTGGGCGAGCGTGGGGCGGGGACCAAGGTGGAagtcagggaaggggctgagggcCGAGGACGGGATATGGAAGAAGGCAGTGGGAATGCTGAGGGGGCCCTGGAGGCAACAGGGCGCCTGCGGGTGCCGTGGGCGAGTTGCGGAGCGGACCCCCGACGCGACCGCCCCCTTCCCCAGGCGCCGCGGCGCTGATGGTGCTGCTCCCCGCCACCATGTTCCATCTGCTCCTGGTGGCCCGCTCGGGCCCCGCGCGCCTGCTGGGCCCACCCCCCTACCTGCCGGGTCCCGACGTGCTGTGGAGCCCGCGGGTGCTGCTGCTGTGGCTCACCTGGCTCGGCCTTCAGGCGGCTCTCTACCTACTGCCGGCGCGCAAGGTGCGGACTCggcgggcggagggagggggcgcCCCCGGAGAGAAGGCACCCTCCCCCCTTACAGAGTCCCTTTGTGCCTGCAGGTGGCCGAGGGGCTGGAATTGAAGGACAAGAGTCGCCTGCGCTACCCCATTAACGGTGCCTGGGGGATCCTTGCGCCGGACTTGCGCCCGGTGGGGGTGGAGATCCAGGCCCAGTGGCGATTAGCCCCCGACCCCAAGCTCCGATAGATGCCTATTTCATGCCATGTGCCCAGGCCGACGTGGGGGATCTCACTGTCCCTCTGCACGTCCCTTGTTCCTCCACCCCTACCCGCAGCATTTGCTGCTACTCTGTGCACCAGAGCAGTGGTCGGTGTGACCCACTGAAAGCCAAGGGCAAGGTCCCTGACCTCCCTGGGCtttggactgtgtgtgtgtgttggggtgggggtgggggtggcatggagggggagggcaggggtgtaGGGGCGCAGCCCCCAGGACTCATCGTGGACTGCGCTTCAGGCTTCCAGGCCCTGGTGCTGACGGCCCTGTTGGTGGGCTTGGCAGTGTCCGCGGGGCTGCCTCTGGGGGCGCTCCCGGAAATGCTCGTGCCCTTGGCGTTTGCGGCCACCCTCACCGCCTTCATCTTCAGCTTCCTTCTCTACCTGAAGGCTCTGGGAGTCCCTCCCTCCGCCCTGGCACCTGGGGGGACCTCAGGTGAGAGGGGGCCCTGTAGGGAGCggatgggggcaggtgggggtgcTTTCGCTTGCGCCTTCATCCATCGGCTGTTCTCCAGGCAACCCCATCTACGACTTTTTCCTGGGACGGGAGCTCAACCCGCGCATCTGTTCCTTtgacttcaaatatttctgtGAACTGCGGCCTGGCCTCATCGGCTGGGTATGCTGGGCCCGGCtaaggggaggggtgggatggATAAGCTTGCTGAGGCAGGCAGGGCCAATGCTGTGCAGATGTAAACCATTAATCatccattccacaaatatttgttgagtccaCTGTGTGCCCTGGGCACTGCTCTAGGTCCaaggagacaaaggagaaaaagttacaggaaagcaaggaaaaaaaaaaatctctgtcccCATGGAGCCTACCCTCTATTGGGGAAGGCAgacaaaacagaagtaaaaaatatatagcatggCTCGGGAGAAAAGGCACGGAGGGAGTTACGTGAGCAGGTGCAACTTTCAATAAAGCAGTCAAGTTCAAGATCTATTTTGAGGACAGGACAGGGTGATGCTATGCTGCCTGCCGGTCCAAGCGGTGCCCAACTTAAGACTGGTCACTGGGTGCGGCAACCTGGTCGTCACCAGTGGCCTTGATGACATGCCAACTGTGGTTTTCGGTTGTAATCCCCCATGCTGGACTGTGGTCAAGATTTCCCAAAGGGTCCCTCGGGCAAGGTCTCTCTGGCCTCTGAGGCCatttcctcatgtgtgaaatggaATAAAGTCAGAGAGCTTCCTGCTGAGGTTCTTGTGGGGATTAGAAGCGGGGACGTTAACGGCGACACCAAAGCCACCGCTACCAGAATGGGGCGCTCGGCACAGGCTGGCTGCCAGCCAGCCGTTACTGAGTGTTTCCTGGGTGCTAGACTCATCGTGCTTCGTGCTGTCCATGCGTCAGGTCCACTGGTCCTCAGCTCCATAAGGCGGGTCCACGATCATTTCCcacatggggtgggggaaaggaggcTTTGAAGAGGGCCAGCGGCTTGCCCAAGTCGCAAAGCTGAGATTCAAAACTAGGTCTGTTTTgaagagtttgtgtgtgtgttttaatgtttatttatttttgagccagagcgagcgggggaggggcagagagagagagaggcagagagagaatcccaagcaggccccgccctgtcagcgcagagcctgacgtggggctcgaactcacaaactgtgagattgtgacctatgcccaaatcaagagtcggacgcttaaccgacggagccacccaggcgcccccaaaccacATCTGTTCTAATCCTTGTCTGTTGCTCTCCCAAAAGGAATATTATAGGACGAGGCAAGAGTCAGCCAACAGGCAGGGAGCACTTCCAGAAACATCTATTGCAGTCTTTCCCCTGGGTACAGGGCCTGGATCCATTCGACAAAGGCCTGAGGACTGAGAGCTGTAAGGGGAAAGGCTGGCTCCTCTCCCATGTAGGTGCTGCCACCTCTGTAGAGACGGGCTGGGGACACACTGCCCTGTTCTCCTTCCCCCACGACCCCAGGTCCTCATCAACCTGGCCCTGCTGATGCAGGAAGCGGAACTTCGGGGGAGTCCCTCACTGGCCATGTGGCTGGTCAACGGCTTCCAGCTACTCTACGTGGGTGATGCTCTCTGGCATGAGGTGAGGCCCGACTGGGCGGAGAGGCGGGGAGGGCATTTGAGGACCTCGTGGGGACTGAGCCAGTGTGTCTGGGTCCCGTCCCTGCAGGAGGCTGTTCTCACCACCATGGACATCACACACGACGGGTTTGGCTTCATGCTGGCCTTTGGGGACCTAGCCTGGGTACCCTTCACTTACAGCCTGCAGGCCCAATTTTTGCTGCACCACCCGCAGCCCCTGGGGTTGCCCATGGCCTCCGCCATCTGTCTCATCAACGGTCAGTCTGGAAGGGGCTCCTCCCCCTGTCATTCATTCACGTCATGTTTATTCAGCACCTGGTAGGTGCTAAGCCTCAGGCGCTTCTCTAAAGCCGGGGCTTGGGGGGCTTGGGGAGGACTGGGTCCGAGGTCTCCGGGGCTGTGCGGGGAGGGTTAGGGTCAGGTAGAAGGCTATAACCCTCAGCCCTGACCACTTGGTGCTTTCCCCTAGCTCTTGGTTACTACATCTTCCGAAGAGCCAATTCCCAGAAGAACACCTTCCGAAAGAATCCTTCTGACCCCAGAGTGGCTGGTGAGCTGGGTTCCCGGGCTGCCACGAGTGAAGTGTCAAGGACAGCTGGGCTTCCAGcagtccccccgccccctcatgccctgtctctccccAGGCCTTGAGACCATCCCCACGGCCACGGGGCGGCAGCTGCTGGTGTCCGGGTGGTGGGGTATGGTCCGCCACCCCAACTACCTCGGGGACCTCATCATGGCTCTGGCGTGGTCCTTGCCCTGCGGTGAGCGGCTCGGGTGGGCACAGGGCGGGCACCACGCGTGCGGGGGGCAGAGATGGTGAACACAGGAGGCCCAGTCTGGGTGTGGAATGCAGAGCAGGGGTGCGTCCCGGTGGAGGGAGCCGTCAGGGGGCTGGGGATGGACTGAGTGGCCGGGGCCGACCTCCATCCAACCTAAGCCGTGCCGGCGCCTTGCTGCAGACCTGGACCTTTCACCGTAGAGCCCCGGGGTCCCCGTGAGCCAGTGGGTGTGGAAACCTCTGTGaactggggcggggagggggggcgctgCTGAGGGGTCACAGCCTCCGCTTCCCCACAGGGGTGTCTCACCTGCTGCCCTATTTTTACTTCCTCTACTTCACGGCGCTCCTGGTGCACCGGGAGGCCCGGGATGAACAGCAGTGCCTACGGAAGTACGGCCTGGCCTGGCAGGAGTACTGCCGGCGCGTGCCTTACCGAATCCTGCCCTACGTCTACTGAAGCAGCTCCACCGACCCCGGGTGGGGGCGCGTGCCCACCCGCCCGGCAGCGCACGCAGCACCAGGAGCCtggacccctcccctgctctgagcTCCCGCGGGCAGGGGTGAACAGCCTCAGGGAGGTGCTCCggagagaggagaaatgaagCCAGTGCCccaaaaatgggggtggggtggggggggggctgctcgTCCTCCTCGGATAAACATCTGGAACCCTTGGTAccacttctctccctttctggggTTAGGGTGTTTAAAAACCGGCTGGGTCAGCTCTGATCTGGGAGAAGCTGAGAGGT
Proteins encoded in this window:
- the TM7SF2 gene encoding delta(14)-sterol reductase TM7SF2 isoform X1 — its product is MAYPQGSRAPLEFGGPLGAAALMVLLPATMFHLLLVARSGPARLLGPPPYLPGPDVLWSPRVLLLWLTWLGLQAALYLLPARKVAEGLELKDKSRLRYPINGFQALVLTALLVGLAVSAGLPLGALPEMLVPLAFAATLTAFIFSFLLYLKALGVPPSALAPGGTSGNPIYDFFLGRELNPRICSFDFKYFCELRPGLIGWVLINLALLMQEAELRGSPSLAMWLVNGFQLLYVGDALWHEEAVLTTMDITHDGFGFMLAFGDLAWVPFTYSLQAQFLLHHPQPLGLPMASAICLINALGYYIFRRANSQKNTFRKNPSDPRVAGLETIPTATGRQLLVSGWWGMVRHPNYLGDLIMALAWSLPCGVSHLLPYFYFLYFTALLVHREARDEQQCLRKYGLAWQEYCRRVPYRILPYVY
- the TM7SF2 gene encoding delta(14)-sterol reductase TM7SF2 isoform X2, with product MVLLPATMFHLLLVARSGPARLLGPPPYLPGPDVLWSPRVLLLWLTWLGLQAALYLLPARKVAEGLELKDKSRLRYPINGFQALVLTALLVGLAVSAGLPLGALPEMLVPLAFAATLTAFIFSFLLYLKALGVPPSALAPGGTSGNPIYDFFLGRELNPRICSFDFKYFCELRPGLIGWVLINLALLMQEAELRGSPSLAMWLVNGFQLLYVGDALWHEEAVLTTMDITHDGFGFMLAFGDLAWVPFTYSLQAQFLLHHPQPLGLPMASAICLINALGYYIFRRANSQKNTFRKNPSDPRVAGLETIPTATGRQLLVSGWWGMVRHPNYLGDLIMALAWSLPCGVSHLLPYFYFLYFTALLVHREARDEQQCLRKYGLAWQEYCRRVPYRILPYVY